TCGCGGTTCCGGAACAAACAATGGCGGCCTCGGCCGATTTAAGAAGGGGATACAAGTCTGGTTCTGCTGTGGCCACCAGCGGGCTGTGCCGCCCCCATAGGGCCAAAAGTTCTGGGGCAGAAACATTGGGCGCGCAACTCAGCCGGATCCGGCCGGCAAAACCTTCCAACGCCTTGGCCACCGCGGGGACGTTGTTTTCCACCTCATGCAACCGGCTGCCCGGAAGCACCGCAATACCGGAGCGCGGGCCTTCAGGGGAACCAGATTCGGCGACCATCTGCTTAAGCGGATGCCCGAACCAATGCACGCTGGCCCCCATGCGCCGCAAAATTTCTGCACTCCACGGGAACGGGGTCACGATCTCGTCGGCCACCTGAGGGAGGTCGGCTCCCTGCTTGTCGCGCCGCCAGCTCCCAGGAGGGCTGAAATAGAGCACCTTCCACCCCATGGCCTTGGCCTGCCGGGCAAGCCGGATGTTCATGTATCCGAAATCAACCGGGACACAAACCCCTGGGGTGCCTTGGGCTAAGGCAGAAAGCGCAGAGTAGTACCCTCGGCGGATCCGGGGAGCTACCTTGAGGCTCTCATATATGCCAATCGCCCCCCAATCTCGGTTGCTGGCCACCGCCTGCACGCCGGCGGATTCCCCTTTGGCCCCGACAATCCCCTGCATGACCACACCGTCCTCCGCCAATCGCGCGGCCAGGGCCGCCACGTAGGCGTCCCCACTAGCCTCGCCGGCCGAGAAAAAGAGGCGCATCGTCCGCAAAATACCCTCCCGGGCCATAATGACGGGGGAGCCAGCAGACGAGGGATGAACCTTGGGCAAAAGCCGTTCGACGGCACAGAAGAGACCTTGGACTCCCCGGTCGTCTCGGACGCCGAACTGCAAGCCGTCCTCCAAGCGATAGCCAAAGAAGACCTCGGGGAACCCGCTCACCAAGCATCCCCTTACGACGACTGGGCGACCGTCGATTCGATCTGTGAAGTCACCGGCCGGAGCCGGGCCGAGATCGAAGGGATTGTGTTGGCCTTGCGGCGGGAGGATCTGGCGGCCCGCATTTCTGGCCGCCTGAGGGAACTGGAAGAGCCCCTCTACCGCGTCGAACGGCCAGGGCACCATCCCCCGGGCTCTGTCGAACACATCCTCCGCGACCGCCAAGTCAAAACGATCCTGGACAAAATGGGGCAGCCTTTGATCCCAAAACGGGTGAAGTCGGACCAGGAATTGCGGAACGAGAAGTCCAGCGATCTTTTAGGGCGGATCATCGCCTACCTCCTCACCGGCGTGGTCGTGTTCATCGCCTTGTACGCCATCGTGCAATCCCTTGCATCGCGGTGAGTCCCGAGCTTTCCCGGTGCAACCCGTAGACTAGGGGCACCGTGCATCACGACGTGCGCCGCAAACTGGTTACGGGGCTCGCCATCGGCGGTTTTGTTTTCTGCATTGCCGGCGGGGTGACCAATGCTGCCCATGTTGTGCGCACCGACGGTATCAAAAGCACGGATCCGACCTTTAGCGTGGTTTCCGGCAGCCTCGTCGCGATTGGGGCCATTTGCTTTGCCACCGGCGCCATCCTCGGTTGGCGGATCCAGGGAACCTACGACCGCACGCGCGCGCCGTCAAAAGAGACCCAATCCCTGGTCTTGAGGATGCCGGGAGCCAAGGGCATGGGCGGGACCGTCACCTTGCGGGTCCGCAATGGCGACACCCACGAATTCCAGGCCGGTTCCGAAATCGTTGGGACCCTTGCCCCCGGGATGATTGGCACGGCGACGATCTTGGGCGACCAGATCCTCGCTTTTGAACCTGACAAAGTCCAACCTCACATCCGGAGGACAGCGGCCCCGAACGGCATAGCCGGAAAGCCGCCCGAGACACCATAATAGGAACCATGGCGGCATTGGCCCAGGCGTGGAGCGAGACCCTCCCAGAAATCATGAACCGGGTAACCGGGGTGGGTGTGTGGACGGCGCTGAAATCTTCCGTGCCGGTTGCACTTGAAGATGATTCGCTCGTCTTGGGCGTCCCTTCTTCAGACAGCGAACTGATCGGCCACCTCAAACTCCCTCAAGTCCGCAATGCCGTCGAAAGCCTGATGGGCCACCGGCTCAACATGCGGGTCAACCTCGTAGTCATCAACGGCACCGCCGAAGCCGATTGGGAGACCGAGAAACGCCGCCAAATGGAACGGCGAAAGCTCCAGGATCAGGCGTTGGCCCGGCAAAAGGCCGAAGTGGCCGCCGGCAAAAGCTGGGACACGGTTTATGACCAACTCAGCCGCGCCTATTCCGCTTTGCCCAACCGCTCGCTCCCCCAAAACCGCGCCAAATACTTCAACGAAGCGGTCGAGATCGTCGCCCAATCCTTGTTGGACACGCCAATCAACGACGACTTGGCCGAGCGCAACTATGCCAGGTGCCTGGAGCGCATCGCGCAATACACCGAGCTCCCCAGCACGTTTGTGGCCCTCCGCGTCCTCGACCGATCCTTCACCGGATGACCGCGACGGCCATTGTTCTGGGGTCGGGCACCAGCAACGGCGTGCCGTCCCTTGGCAAGGCCTATCCCGAACGGTTTTTGGCAAATCCAAAAAACCACCGCACCCGGCCCAGCCTGTTGCTGCAAGGGCCCGGCGGCAACATCCTAATCGATTGCGCGCCGGAAATGCGGCTGCAGCTGTTGCGCGAAGGAATCATGGATCTCCAGGCGGTCGTCATCACCCACACCCACGCGGATCACGTGATGGGGATGGACGATGTACGCGCCTTTTGCCAAAAATATGGGCGGGCCATGCCCGTCTACACCTCCCCGGATTACCAAGAGGACATCAAAAGGATTTTCCATTACGCGTTCCAGGAGTTCCCGGCCGGCATTTGGGTGCCCCGATTCGAACTCCGCGACGTTCCGCCTTTCATCCACGAAGCCGGGCTTTCCGTTGAAACCCTTTGGGTTGAGCATGGCCCCATCCCCTGCCTGGCTGTGCGCGTAGGGGACTTTGCTTATGTCACCGATGTCAGCCACATCCCCGAAAACGTTAGGCCACGGCTGACCGGGCTCAAAACGCTCATCCTCGATGCAGTCCGGATTAAGCCCCACCCCAACCACTTCCATTTTGAAAAAGCGATGGAGGTGGCGGCCGGCCTGGCGGCCGAGACCACATTTTTCACCCACTTGTCGGACGATTACGACCACGACGAGAGCGAATCCCAACTGCCGCCCAACATCCGACTGGCTTACGATGGGCTCAAAATCAAAATTGGCTGTCAACTCGGCAACTGCGAAAGCTGAAGCAATTTTTCAACTTCCCCTCTAGTTCCAAAGACCTTCTGCCAGTATCAATACTGTGAGGATCGCGGATTGCGCACCCATTGGGGGACAGGTTGCCTAAACTTCTTGGCGGCCTGTTTGCGTTCGCTGCCCTCAGCGTCTGCATCCTAAACCGAATCGATCCATGGACGGCCACCGTCCGTGGATTGTTGGCCTTTGCCGCCGGGCACATTGCCGGATCGATCTGGGAAGGACTCTTTGGAGCCCCTGCCGGCAAAGTGATCGAAGCCGATGCATTGGACGTGCAGAGTCGGCAAGAAGCCGATCCCGCCGATGGCGGAGACCAGGTTGGAGAGGAAACCGCAGCATAAGACTGGAGAACCCGCAGAGTCATGGCCCTTTCACCGGAAACGTTGCAACGCACTTGGATCGAATACAAGGTCTACAAAAGCCAGGATGCCCGGGTCGAGCTGATCAACCATTACAGCTACCTGGTCAAGATCACCTCGGGCCGGCTGGTCACCAGCGTCCCTCAAGGGTTGGATCGCGACGACCTGGTTTCGGCCGGCGTGATCGGCCTCATCAAAGCCGTCGACCAATACGACCCGACCCGCGACGTCAAGTTTGAAACGTATGCCATCGCCCTCATCCGTGGCGCCATCTTGGAAATGCTCCGGGACGAGGACTGGGTGCCCCGGTCGATTCGCGAAAAGCTCAAAGCCCTCGACAAAGCGCAAAAGGAATTGGAAAAGGAATACGGCCGCCCCGCTTCGCAACGGGAGCTCTCCAACTTCATGGGCATGAGTGAGCAAGAAGTCAGCGACTTGCTGGTCCGCGTCGGCAAAACCAACGTCTACAGCTTGGACGACGTCGTCGGCGGATCCAGCGACGGCGACGACCACATCCACTTTATCGAAATGATCGTCGACGGGGACGCCGACACCGAAGGACAGATGGACGGAAAGGAACTCCGCCGCGTGATGTCCGCAGGAGTCGACCGGCTCCCGGAACGGGAACGGCTCGTCATCGCCCTCTACTACTTCGAAGGTTTGACCTTCAAAGAAATTGGCAAGGTGTTGGGGGTCAGCGAAAGCCGGGTCTACCAACTCCACACGCAGGCAATGGGGCGCTTGCGCAACTTCCTCAAGGACGAAGGCATCCCGCACGTGGCGTAACTAGCACGCCGGAGGCCCAGCAATGGGCGATATCCGAGAAGTCAACCGTACCCAACGAATAGAAACGCGGATCCTACCGGCCTCACCTGACCGGCGGAAAGAACGGGATAGCCACCCGGGGCACAGCGGCCACCAGCAAACGGCCGACGCCGTGGAACTCCATGAAACCGAACTGGATGGCGATGCGGAAAACTTGAACCAAACACCGCCCCAAACCGACGACTCCTACGGTCTCGATATCTCTGCCTGACGATATGGCACACTTTTTGCGGTTCAGGCGTTGAACCACAGGCACAGGGTTGTTCACCCGGTGCCAAAACCTGTCGGAAAACCACACCATGAAAACATCCCATGTCGTTGCGGCTGCAGCGGCCGCCGCCCTTTTGATGGCGACGGCTGGCTGCGGAGAATCATCAAAGGGCTTCGCCACCATCAACGGAGTTCCGATCACCAACAAAGAGCTGATCGAATACCTTGAAACCAAGCCGACTGTCCGCGCCGTTGTCAACGGGCAACAGGTCACGGTCAACGTCCAAGACACCCTGGCCTTCCAAGCTTTGCAAGACCTGATGGTGCGCAAGCTCATGCTTCAATTGGCCAAATCCGAGGGCGTTATGCCGTCATCCAAAGACGTGGAAGAACGCATCAAGCTGATGACCGAGGTCGAACCCACCTACATCAAGCAGATGCAGCTCTTGGGGCTTTCTATGCAAGGGATCCGCGACCGCGTGCTCGTCGACCTGGCCCAACAAAACATCCTCTCCAAAGGCATCACGGTGTCGGATGCAGAAGTCGACGAATTCATTAAAGCCAACCCGCAACAGTTTGAAGAGCCCGCCAAGGCCGACATGCTTTGGATCTTGGTGCCCACCTCCGAAAAACCGGCCGTTGATGCGGCCATCGGGACCGGTGAAAAGTTCGGCGACATCGCGGCAAAGTTCAGCAAGGACAAATATGCCAAGCAATACGGCGGCAAATATGAACCCGAACGGTTTCCGGCCGGCGTACCCCTCACCGGCCTATCCGGAACCCTGAAAGCCTCGATCGAAAAAACACAATCTGGCAAAGCCACCGATTGGATCGATGTCCCGAGCAGCCAAGCCGGAGTCCCCGATATGTCGGCCAAGTTCTACATCGTCCGCAAAACCGAGGCCCGCAAGATCGAAATTACGGCGGCCCGCAAAAAGCTGCTCAAGGCCGCCATCCAAGCCGACCGGGGCAAGCAAACCAAGGACATTCAAGAAAAACTTTCGGAACTCCTGAAAAAAGCGAAAATCGATGTGAGCGACGAGACACTCAAGCCTATGTGGGAACGGTTTGAAACCCAGCTGAAGGAACAAGCGGATCAAACCCAAGTTCCGACCGGCGGACAATCCGGCAACTGACGGCCCCGCCCGACAGGCACCAGAGAACAAAAAAGCCTCCCAAGGTCACTTGGGAGGCTTTTTCGCCTGACTGGCCGGCTGTTAGGCCGAAAAAGCCCGCAAGTCGCTGGCTAATTGGATAATGCTCGGCTCGTCGAACTCACCGGTTTCGACGAACGTGTGCAAGTCGCCTTCGATCCCGGCAAAATCCGGACCTTCCCATTTGCCAAGCGGCATTTCGGGGCTGTCTAGCTTGACCAACGTGACCCGGAACGAGCCTTTGTGCGCGCACCCATCGCACCACTTGACACCCTTCACTCTCAAGTCGTGGATGGATGTGAAAACGCCGATAACACAGGATTCGCCCGATTCGGCGACCTGCTCAGTGACCCAATACAACCTGCGAAACTTCATTGTCCCAATTGCCTCTGTGCAACCGTCGGAGTCTACCAGCGGCGGTCAGGCGTCCCAGATGAACGGCTCAGCATCGGTGAGCACGCGGCCATGCTGTTCAATCGCCGTGAGCATGTATTCGGGCAACGTGAACATCGCATTGTGGAACCTTGGCGTGTAATACCGGTTTTCAACCCCGCGGGCCGCTAGCCTTTCGGCAACCATCTCGGGGGTCAGGTCCAAGGGGTCATGTTTTTTGCTGGCCAGGATGAATCCCCACGGCATTTGGAAGGTTGTGACGAGCCCGTAGTAACCTCGCACCACCGGGAAATGCTCCTTGAGCGACTCCAAGGTTTTGTGGACGCACGCGAAGCAGTAAGGGTAGGTCTCGTTGCAAGCGCCGGATTGCAAGACAAACACGCCGTCCTCGCTCAGCGCGGCCGCCACGTGTTCGAAGTATTCCTTGGTGTACAGGTACAGCGCGGGGCCGCCTTCGATCGGGCCGGGCAAATCGCTGAGGATGACGTCGTAACCTTCGCCCTTGTGGTCTTCTACCCATTTGCGGGCATCTTGATGGACAAGCTTGGTGCGGGGGTCGTCAAACGATCCCCGGTGCCATTCCGGCATGTGGATTTTGACCATGTCGATCAGCTCTTCGTCCAGGTCGACCATCGTCGCCGATCCCACCGTGTTGTGGCTGAGCGCATGGGCCAACGTGCTGCCTTCGCCCCCGCCGCACACCAGAACCTTTTTAGGGTTCGGGTGCAAAGTCATGGCGGGCTGGACCATGCTCTCGTGATACACATACTCGTCCAATAGGCTCGACTGGATCTTGTAATCCAGGAACAGGGTTTTGCCGAAAGTCGGCATGTCGACGATCTGGTACTGCTGGTACTTGGTGCGGCCTTCCACCAAAAACCGATCGACGGAGAAAAACCAGGTCACGGCATCCGTGTGGGTTTCGGCAATGAACATCCCGGTGCTTTGGGAAAACAGGCGATCCGACATTTTTCAAAATCCATGCTACCTATTTGAAAAACACCGGCGAAGTCCGGTACGGATCTGGCGTAGAG
Above is a genomic segment from Armatimonadota bacterium containing:
- a CDS encoding MBL fold metallo-hydrolase; translated protein: MTATAIVLGSGTSNGVPSLGKAYPERFLANPKNHRTRPSLLLQGPGGNILIDCAPEMRLQLLREGIMDLQAVVITHTHADHVMGMDDVRAFCQKYGRAMPVYTSPDYQEDIKRIFHYAFQEFPAGIWVPRFELRDVPPFIHEAGLSVETLWVEHGPIPCLAVRVGDFAYVTDVSHIPENVRPRLTGLKTLILDAVRIKPHPNHFHFEKAMEVAAGLAAETTFFTHLSDDYDHDESESQLPPNIRLAYDGLKIKIGCQLGNCES
- a CDS encoding FliA/WhiG family RNA polymerase sigma factor — protein: MALSPETLQRTWIEYKVYKSQDARVELINHYSYLVKITSGRLVTSVPQGLDRDDLVSAGVIGLIKAVDQYDPTRDVKFETYAIALIRGAILEMLRDEDWVPRSIREKLKALDKAQKELEKEYGRPASQRELSNFMGMSEQEVSDLLVRVGKTNVYSLDDVVGGSSDGDDHIHFIEMIVDGDADTEGQMDGKELRRVMSAGVDRLPERERLVIALYYFEGLTFKEIGKVLGVSESRVYQLHTQAMGRLRNFLKDEGIPHVA
- a CDS encoding SurA N-terminal domain-containing protein; the encoded protein is MKTSHVVAAAAAAALLMATAGCGESSKGFATINGVPITNKELIEYLETKPTVRAVVNGQQVTVNVQDTLAFQALQDLMVRKLMLQLAKSEGVMPSSKDVEERIKLMTEVEPTYIKQMQLLGLSMQGIRDRVLVDLAQQNILSKGITVSDAEVDEFIKANPQQFEEPAKADMLWILVPTSEKPAVDAAIGTGEKFGDIAAKFSKDKYAKQYGGKYEPERFPAGVPLTGLSGTLKASIEKTQSGKATDWIDVPSSQAGVPDMSAKFYIVRKTEARKIEITAARKKLLKAAIQADRGKQTKDIQEKLSELLKKAKIDVSDETLKPMWERFETQLKEQADQTQVPTGGQSGN
- a CDS encoding spermidine synthase encodes the protein MSDRLFSQSTGMFIAETHTDAVTWFFSVDRFLVEGRTKYQQYQIVDMPTFGKTLFLDYKIQSSLLDEYVYHESMVQPAMTLHPNPKKVLVCGGGEGSTLAHALSHNTVGSATMVDLDEELIDMVKIHMPEWHRGSFDDPRTKLVHQDARKWVEDHKGEGYDVILSDLPGPIEGGPALYLYTKEYFEHVAAALSEDGVFVLQSGACNETYPYCFACVHKTLESLKEHFPVVRGYYGLVTTFQMPWGFILASKKHDPLDLTPEMVAERLAARGVENRYYTPRFHNAMFTLPEYMLTAIEQHGRVLTDAEPFIWDA